The following coding sequences lie in one Spinacia oleracea cultivar Varoflay chromosome 1, BTI_SOV_V1, whole genome shotgun sequence genomic window:
- the LOC110777977 gene encoding acyl-coenzyme A oxidase 3-like isoform X1, with the protein MRVPSPSVDRIMVADRVGQRRVERFAAFLAPLTSGRVNIAVSSIYISKVGLATALRYSLSRRAFSLAANEPEVLLLDYPSHQRRLLPLLAKTISECSSREPQNVQHNARPEGLRAPSSTRIRVSINFTEWLCVLWYIVLEDFNRNNRVAAPY; encoded by the exons ATGCGCGTTCCTTCTCCTTCTGTAGACCGAATAATGGTGGCCGACAGGGTAGGACAGCGAAGAGTAGAG AGATTTGCAGCATTTCTTGCTCCATTGACGTCTGGTCGTGTCAATATTGCAGTCAGTTCCATTTACATATCAAAG GTTGGTTTAGCTACCGCTTTAAGGTATTCTTTGTCAAGGCGAGCCTTTTCTCTAGCAGCAAATGAACCTGAAGTGTTATTGCTCGACTATCCAAGCCACCAGCGCCGACTCTTGCCTCTTCTTGCAAAGAC GATATCAGAATGTTCTTCAAGAGAACCGCAAAATGTACAACATAATGCAAGACCTGAAGG GTTGCGTGCACCAAGTTCCACTCGAATACGAGTCTCCATCAACTTTACCGAATGGCTCTGTGTATTGTGGTATATTGTACTTGAAGATTTCAACAGAAACAACAGAGTAGCAGCTCCctattaa
- the LOC110777977 gene encoding putative acyl-coenzyme A oxidase 3.2, peroxisomal isoform X2 yields MRVPSPSVDRIMVADRVGQRRVERFAAFLAPLTSGRVNIAVSSIYISKVGLATALRYSLSRRAFSLAANEPEVLLLDYPSHQRRLLPLLAKTLRAPSSTRIRVSINFTEWLCVLWYIVLEDFNRNNRVAAPY; encoded by the exons ATGCGCGTTCCTTCTCCTTCTGTAGACCGAATAATGGTGGCCGACAGGGTAGGACAGCGAAGAGTAGAG AGATTTGCAGCATTTCTTGCTCCATTGACGTCTGGTCGTGTCAATATTGCAGTCAGTTCCATTTACATATCAAAG GTTGGTTTAGCTACCGCTTTAAGGTATTCTTTGTCAAGGCGAGCCTTTTCTCTAGCAGCAAATGAACCTGAAGTGTTATTGCTCGACTATCCAAGCCACCAGCGCCGACTCTTGCCTCTTCTTGCAAAGAC GTTGCGTGCACCAAGTTCCACTCGAATACGAGTCTCCATCAACTTTACCGAATGGCTCTGTGTATTGTGGTATATTGTACTTGAAGATTTCAACAGAAACAACAGAGTAGCAGCTCCctattaa
- the LOC110777977 gene encoding putative acyl-coenzyme A oxidase 3.2, peroxisomal isoform X3, giving the protein MRVPSPSVDRIMVADRVGQRRVERFAAFLAPLTSGRVNIAVSSIYISKVGLATALRYSLSRRAFSLAANEPEVLLLDYPSHQRRLLPLLAKTISECSSREPQNVQHNARPEG; this is encoded by the exons ATGCGCGTTCCTTCTCCTTCTGTAGACCGAATAATGGTGGCCGACAGGGTAGGACAGCGAAGAGTAGAG AGATTTGCAGCATTTCTTGCTCCATTGACGTCTGGTCGTGTCAATATTGCAGTCAGTTCCATTTACATATCAAAG GTTGGTTTAGCTACCGCTTTAAGGTATTCTTTGTCAAGGCGAGCCTTTTCTCTAGCAGCAAATGAACCTGAAGTGTTATTGCTCGACTATCCAAGCCACCAGCGCCGACTCTTGCCTCTTCTTGCAAAGAC GATATCAGAATGTTCTTCAAGAGAACCGCAAAATGTACAACATAATGCAAGACCTGAAGGGTAA
- the LOC130466347 gene encoding endoglucanase 16-like, whose amino-acid sequence MEPICSMLQLQLWHSTSTVICLQDTNSRSFVAASNLDLLTADLLGFTKKQMDYILGANPQQRSYMLGFGKNFPQQPHHRGASNPVMPKSQLSSSDLC is encoded by the exons ATGGAGCCAATTTGCAGTATGCTACAGCTGCAGCTTTGGCATTCAACGTCTACGGTGATTTGCTTGCAAGATACAAACAGCAGGTCTTTTGTCGCAGCAAGCAATTTGGATCTGCTGACGGCTGACCTCCTCGGTTTTACTAAGAAACAG ATGGATTATATATTGGGAGCGAATCCACAGCAGAGGTCATACATGCTAGGATTTGGAAAGAATTTCCCACAACAGCCACATCATAGAGGAGCATCAAATCCTGTCATGCCAAAGTCTCAACTCTCAAGTAGTGACTTGTGCTAA